A window of the Gossypium arboreum isolate Shixiya-1 chromosome 2, ASM2569848v2, whole genome shotgun sequence genome harbors these coding sequences:
- the LOC108464548 gene encoding F-box/kelch-repeat protein At1g23390-like, which produces MLLSCLEMERVYHSIVSTRINYVTAQNCNNLKMAEEQKKEEEVAIHGDVLETILSYVPLINLLPACFVSKTWNAAVSSSLSRFNKPKPWLLVHTQSIRRPHATAFFAYDPRSDIWLRINQKQPPQHVSPLRSSNSTLLHVLHPSNFSFSIDPFYLTWHHVNPPAVWRLDPIVAMVGPRIVVAGGACNFEDDPLAVEIYDISTRTWERTESMPATLKDSASSTWLSIAANTRVVFMMEQSTGVTHSFNPDSKTWYGPFDLRPDRSIYFSVITCVGGNLIMLGLLGDAEDVNYVKVWELNGESLEFGKEIGVMPTELVEKLKGEGTSLNSVRVSCMGGFFYIYNPWEPGELVALEVGEEGWCRWGSLKNAAVGDRSRVAERVVLTCSDVGLGEIAKLVGSGNEIFTLLKS; this is translated from the coding sequence ATGTTATTATCATGTTTAGAAATGGAAAGGGTGTACCACTCTATTGTTTCTACCCGCATTAATTATGTTACAGCCCAAAACTGCAATAATTTGAAGATGGCTGAAGAGCAGAAGAAGGAAGAGGAAGTCGCCATCCATGGAGATGTCTTAGAAACAATTTTGTCTTACGTGCCTCTCATCAATCTTCTCCCAGCCTGCTTCGTCTCCAAGACCTGGAACGCCGCCGTTTCCTCCTCCCTTAGTCGCTTCAACAAGCCCAAACCATGGCTCCTGGTCCACACTCAGAGCATCCGCCGCCCACACGCCACCGCTTTCTTCGCTTACGATCCCCGCTCCGACATCTGGCTCCGAATCAACCAAAAGCAGCCCCCTCAACACGTTTCACCCCTACGTTCTTCCAATTCCACCCTCCTCCACGTCCTTCACCCTTCCAACTTCTCCTTCTCCATTGACCCTTTCTATCTGACGTGGCACCACGTGAACCCACCCGCAGTCTGGCGACTCGATCCCATCGTCGCTATGGTTGGTCCCCGTATCGTCGTCGCCGGCGGAGCTTGCAACTTCGAGGACGACCCTTTGGCGGTCGAAATCTACGACATCAGCACTCGTACGTGGGAAAGGACCGAGTCCATGCCTGCCACGCTTAAAGACTCAGCTTCCTCAACGTGGCTTTCCATTGCTGCTAATACTAGAGTGGTTTTCATGATGGAGCAGTCAACCGGAGTCACCCACAGTTTTAATCCCGATTCGAAGACCTGGTACGGACCCTTCGATCTCCGTCCGGATCGGAGCATTTACTTTTCGGTGATAACTTGTGTTGGGGGCAACTTGATTATGCTGGGTCTGCTTGGAGATGCCGAGGATGTAAACTATGTAAAAGTGTGGGAACTAAACGGGGAGTCATTGGAGTTTGGAAAAGAAATCGGGGTGATGCCGACGGAGTTGGTGGAGAAGCTGAAAGGAGAGGGAACAAGCTTGAATTCGGTAAGAGTAAGTTGTATGGGTGGTTTTTTCTATATATATAATCCATGGGAGCCTGGGGAATTGGTAGCGTTGGAAGTTGGGGAAGAAGGGTGGTGTCGGTGGGGAAGTTTGAAGAATGCGGCGGTGGGTGATCGGAGCAGAGTGGCAGAAAGGGTGGTGCTTACGTGCTCAGACGTGGGGTTGGGTGAAATAGCTAAATTGGTGGGGTCGGGTAATGAAATATTCACTCTCCTTAAAAGTTAA